TCGCGTCACCCCCGAAAACCCTACAGGAAACGACACAGGATACAAAGGTGAATAAATGTGATTGTACATGTATTTGTTGTCCTAAACTTCTCTGTTGGgaatttatttcctctttgtcaAGAAGACAAATTGGTTTGTTTgatcaaactgcagcagaagtCGCGTCACCATGCTGAGACCCCGACCTCTTTCTCGGTCTCTTTGCTCTTCTAATATCTCCTTCTCTTGTctcagtttctctttctcccgctccagtctgtctctctcctccctctccgcttGCAGTATTTCTTCCAGTCTCTGGATGTCCAGCCTGCAGATGCTTTGCCCCACGTCCTCACTATTCCGGTCCAATTTGCTACGTTTTTCCACATGGCCGTCGGGGTTGCTTTGGGCAGATAAAGTACTAGGAAAGAGAAGAGGcatgtttataaaaaaacatcttaacaGCATGTAGTGTGTTGTGGTCTATATTGTTAATATTgccctttttaaatattgatttgatgatgtcattttaaGATGGAGACAATGATTCATGACAGTTAGACCAAACCAAATGGTCGTCTTATGCACGCATGCATGTTCATCTCAATCTGCCAAAATACAAAGGTATCTTCCTTATCTTAGGGATTGATTTGATAGAAAACTTGAACCCTTACCTCTCTAGGAGAGTGTCGtagttttcttttattgtgtccctctccccctccaggtCTGATATCCTCTCCTGtagctgaaagaaaaagaatattacATGATCTCTTGTCTTTTAGAATGAAACCTCTGCCCATCTCTTTCATCTGTGCTCTTATCTCTCCATGCCTCTTAATTGGCTATACATGCAGATACACATCGCAGTACCTTGTCCAGGCCCTGCAGAGACAGGGCAGCAGTGGTAAGTTGTCCCTGCAGTGCCAGCGCGCTCTGTTTCTCCTGCTTCAGCTGTTCAGTGAGCTCCTCAACTTTCTCCAGCAGAGCTCCCTGGCTTTCCTTCAGCGACCTCTGACTCTGGGGTGAAAACATCACACACTCAAAAATAAAGATGACCAGTAACCAATCTACGAGTCCTTACTTGTGtagtaaaatattaatttgtgcCAAGGTTTTTACCTCCTCTAGCTGATTCTCATATgcctaaaagaaagaaagaaagaaagaaagaaagaaaactgtttaTCTTTTATGGACTAATAAATAGCAACAGATTAAGAAGAATAAACGACTAATGTACGGACTAGAAGGCAGACAGGAAGGCCACCTTACTTCTTGCAAGTCGTTGAACTTCTCCTGCGTAACTCTCAGGGTGGTGCTCTTGTTTGAAAGCTGATTTTGTAGACGAATCAGATCCACATTCTCTCTGATAGTTATTCTGacaggaaaacaacatgttacgaccaaaatgtgacattttattcGCAACGTTGGTTGTACAAGACGTTGTAGCGGTTGCTGCAATAACAACGGCTACGGCTGGAAAGATCACAACAACGCATTCGTTGCGTAGAGAAGgtgcagaaagaaaagcagcaacgGTAACATTAATAGTAGTGGTGAATAGTATAGTGGTACTGGCAGTAGTATCTCTGCTGTAGCAACCTGTGTCTGTCGGCCTGCTGCTTCCTCATCTCTTTAACGgttccctccatctccttctctttgtctctcagtgtgtctctgaggGTCTGGGCAGTGAGCTCCAGCTCTGCCACCTTCACCTGCTCTGTCACACTGGACCTGCTGGATGGGAGAGGTGGTGAGGTCAACGCGGAGGCATCATTGGTTGTTCTTGTGATTTTTTGTGTGATCAGAAGTAAAACAGTCTGAGGCCCATCACTCTCTGAAATTagttattattagttattttaaCAATCCATTGGCAGATATTTACTCACAGACCTGAGCAGAGAATGTCTCTTTAAGAATTAGTTGTAGAAGAGATCAGTGTCATATTGAGAAATGGTGCCTCcagaattagtttttttgcatttctgttttGGTCATTCAATACATTACTCACGAGACACTTAcaatctctccatctctgccctGTTGTCTTCCATCATGGGGCCATATCGGGCAGGGGCTGTCTGGGCTGCCCTCCTGACTGCGCCCTCCACTTCCATACTTTTAcctgtcaaaaagaaaagaagaagaagagaggggaggaaggtcAGAGATAGAAGAGAAAGCAATAGTCACCCTGGCCTCTATTCATTGGgcctaattttttttcccacagcacacacacctTTGCTGAACTTGTAAGGTGTGCGTCCCCCCAGGTCCATGATGTGCTGCTTGGCCAGGCTGAGTTTGTTCTGTAGCACCCCTTTCTGGCTCTCCAGCATCGCCACATGCGCTTCCAGCTCCTGTATGGTGTCCTCCATGTCCCTCTCCTTCACACCAGCCGACCCAGGACGGGCCTGACGAAGACGCATTAGTCTCGTGGACACCCTGGGACAAGGAGGAGAAATTACACATTCCAGTGCTGCAATCATGACGGGAAGCCCTGGATTTGTCCTCCTTGGCCCAGATATCTGGACTAATTCATCATGGTGTGCACCGATGTTTCTGTATTAATGGGTGTTACCTGCGTAGTCTCTGCTcctgtgttcgtgtgtgttgCCTCAGCAGActgttctcctcctgcagtcGCAGACACAGGTCCTCAAGGTGCTCTCTGGGAAACCGGAACAGGCGCTGAGGatctgatggagagagagagacagagagagagagagagagagagagagagagagagagtgagagagcagccAAAAATAAAGAATAGCCCTTTCTTTCTATTTGTGATTGATCCCAACACAATAACTATTTTACTAGGAACAGTGTTTTGTTATTCCTTCTATGGAACGTCTACAGTCTGAGCTGAAATCTGAAAGGAGGAGTTTTGTAACATGGTTTTTACCTTTTGTCTTCATGACATGATGCTTCTTCCATGGCTTCACGTCACGAAGAGTATCTGGGGGAAATGCCAGGAAGGTGACATCTCCAAAACTtgtatttacaaatgtaaacTAATGCACCTCTGTTGCAAAAATCACAAAGACTTACAATAATGAACCCCCCCAATCTTTACCTCCACTTTCACCATTAATGTCAATTCCTAATCTTAACCTTAAAGCTAAAGCTAATTGTAGTTACAGTAAGAAAACACTCGACCTTTGATGAGGATGTAGAGATGTAGTAGATGATTGGCTCTGTTTCACTCTGCTAAAACTTCTGCATTACATGTgctgatgaatattaaaatgttctaaTGATTTGagacaacacacatgcacagacccTGACACACAAACCTGGGACAGTTGGCATGAGCCCACCCCTCATCAGTCCCACATCTCTGACTGGGAGATCCCCGGCTGTCTCGTCCATGACAGATGACATCACACCTCTTCCATCCAATCAGAAAGCTTCCGTCGTCGACATGTCACAGCAGGAAATTGGTCAAATTGATATCAACCGTTGGTTCACGGGCCTCCATTCAGGTGAAACTGGAATGTGGATGAAAATGTGTGAGGTGAAGATTGTTAGGGAAGCACAGCGTAGAAACCAAATTTACGCATTACGTTTTGGTAATCGTGGAGCCTTAAAATAACATTCCTTTCCTAGTTTTTGGATTTATGGTGACTTTTTTTTGGATGATTTTTCATCATCTATTTCACTGTGGTGCTGGAAGAAATGCTttcaattacacacacacaccctgagaTGAGCTTTCAAACTTAGCTCTCAAAATGGCATACAATTATATCTCACACACTTTGTCTTATTTTGTACAAGCAAGGAAAACATGTCAACCCCAACAATTTTAGCTTTACTATAAAATTTAATAACATCTTCAGCTAATAATCAGCTGTTTCAAGGCCTACATTGATATACATTTAGGCTGTGATTAACAGAAGGATTCATTCTGGTTGGACAGTgggacattttgattttcactCCTACAGTATGGGTTAGGGACACACCAACACTAAAAAACtacaataattaatattttacttaCCCTTGTTTGCTGGCCATCCAAAGTAGTTTACCTCTAGTAAAGAAGTGTGAAGTGTTGCTGCTTCATCCTGTTGTCCATTGTAATCTGGAGGCTTTCTACATGTGTGCGTCTCCGCCCTGTGTAGGGAGGATATCAGTTTTaatccctcttcatcccttccttccttcttctttcccAGGCTTTCTTAGCTCTGCCTTTATTGACATGTTTCCTGGTTGAAATTCATTCAGCAATTAACACCAGTGTTCAGTTATCTTGCAGTGattgcgtgtttgtgtgcatgcataccTGCGAGTGAACAGCAGTGTGCATAATTCCTTCTTCCAGGACTCAATCTTGAAGTCTGTCTCAGTTCCCCATCTGCCTTGAGGATAATCTTGTCTCTTAGCTAATCTGATTAGCAACCACTAGGTTCTAGCTTGTGGCCTGTAATAACTAACAGTTATTATTTGAAAGGGGCAGGTCTatgatttgtgctttttaaGAGAACAAAGGGAAGACGAATAAGGAATTGGATGAGAGACATATAccaattaaacaattaaaagttTATTGAGGGAGGGATCATATCTCTGTACAAATGATTATGGGGGACAGTGTTTCAGATGACACAAAcagttttaaattgtttaaaatagaaaaatcttgGGATGAAAACAAGACAGtgaatatacattttacatCATATGGTTACAGCATCTAAATCCCGGCTTCCTTCGACTCCACTGACAGGACGGATGATGAGTGGTGATTTGTTGTCGGCGCTGTCACTCATTTCTGggttaaaaaatggaaatatggcCTCAGTGAACTGGAACTGTTTAAAGGAATAGATGTGTGACTGGGCCTTTGCATCGTAAAAGGACACCGTCCCATCCTCATAATCCACAAACACCCCAACCACCTGCGGCCtctgagagagacacaacagCTCTGCCTTTCCCGCACATGCCCTGTACTCACTGCCCTTCCTCAGGCAAACAGTCCAATAGCCGTCCTCTGGGCACAGGGTCACCACACCTTTCCTGTTGACTGACTGCTGAGCTACACCCAAGTCCCACGCACTCTTGTCTCCCACGTCCACCTCCCAGTAGTGCCTCCCTGTGGTGAAACCCTGTACAGCAAGATCGTGTCAGATCACTGGTCATTCCTGAGAATGTGAAACAGAGAGGCCTTATATTCAAACAGGGACAAACACGTCCGAGCCACATCTTTATGTACCTGGGTGGCGAGGACACATGGTGCAGTGTCGAAACGCTCCTGTGCGTCCACCAGTTTCTGTTCAGCATCTCCATCACAGACCTGTCTCCCATCCTCTGACAGTACCAGCCAGGGGTTGGCTGTCCTCGGGTCCAGATGAACATCAACTGGTAGACAGACACAGTTTATAAGGTAATACAGGTAATATCCAGTTGCATCGATATAACTATCATGCGCAGTAAACAAGGTGCACAGACAAATTATGAAAGGATGAAGTGAAATTTTGCTATGTTTTTATGGCTGACAAAATAAATCCATCAATAAACCAAAACTATAACTGAAACAATTCATCACTTAGATTGTGGTAATGAATTAACTGTTCTGGAAATTCATTAagcaataaatataaaattaaatcatTTGCTGATGTCAGACATACCCGCACACTGCTGTATCTCCTCGTGCTCTGTGAGATAATTAGAACATATGAaccaaaatgagaaaaacagcaTTCATGTATTCAAGCTGTGATCGGTGACGGCGAGTATTTAATTGCTGCTGTTACAGAGTGTGGTCCTGTGGCGCAGAGGAATGAGGAATATTTCTACAAGCTGACCTTGAATGGAAAGCTTTTTCAGAGCCAACCGGAGCTGCTCCTCAGACTTTGCCAGCGCTCTCCTTACATCCCCCaaacatgtgtgtgaatggacaATGACGTCGGAGCAGGCTTTGGCGGAGGGAGGAAGACTCAGAGCTGGAAACCTCTGACATGATAGGTCAAATAAGATAGAATGGGCTTAAAAGCAGAGATGACAAGACAATTTGACAGGAGATGAATGAGGAATGATCAAACTAAAATCTCCTAATATTTGTCCATGCTCATGATGACAATTACTCGGACTGCCCATCATGCTGCGGTGGGTCGAATCCTGACCTGCAGAAGATGGAGGTGGTCCCCAGAGTGAGAAAGCTGCTCCatctcacttctcctcctctccagctcaGTGAtttccagctccagctctgtgAAGAGCCTCGCTGCCCTCTGTTCTGCTGCCGTCTGCTTCTCCTGGATCATTTTCACCAGCTCAGCCTGGATTCTCTCCATGGAACGAAACAGGGCAGAGAAGACCGCCACGCTTTCCTTGATGTCCCTCTCTGAGTTTTTCTGGAGACAATGAATAAGGACAAATTAAAGTCCATTGTTGCATATGGGGTCCAAAAGTCATATTGGGCGTCACAATTGCCCAGTTGTCTTACAGAAAACATCCAGTTCATTTCTTCTGTGACCTTATGTCAACTAACTTTGCTGAGCTCCACTGAGTGTTTGATCTCCTCCACTTTCTGCAGCCGGTCCTGGATCATCTGCTGAACATGCGCCTCGATCCTTTTCATCTGAGCCTGAACGTCCCAACAACAGGAATCAAAAGCAAAACTGATATCCCCGTCTAAAAACTGCCACAGTCACAATTatgtcacagtgatgatgatgaggagttCAGGACCTCACCTTCTTCTCCTGACTCTCACGCTCCACTGGGACGGTGTCGTGACAGCGGTGGTCGCTCTCGgtgcacagcacacacacacacctctggtCGCTCCTGCAATACAGCTCC
The sequence above is a segment of the Scophthalmus maximus strain ysfricsl-2021 chromosome 2, ASM2237912v1, whole genome shotgun sequence genome. Coding sequences within it:
- the btr33 gene encoding E3 ubiquitin-protein ligase TRIM41 isoform X3 — its product is MEQRRRCDGGKWRHDATQRPGGGLKPSVVKLHGGISPRGSGNSKTRRTSALYQCLPLLPQRSSFTLSNKVMASPSVLLSDVQFQCCICLDVFSEPVSIPCGHSFCFTCITSHWGESVAISCPKCQAAFEGRPELCENYFAKEMSEQIRVRRQNGIMSIVEKSIYCDPCVGKQAKALKSCLVCLTSYCESHLEPHLRVATLKAHKLIEPVTMLENRMCKRHSRLLELYCRSDQRCVCVLCTESDHRCHDTVPVERESQEKKAQMKRIEAHVQQMIQDRLQKVEEIKHSVELSKKNSERDIKESVAVFSALFRSMERIQAELVKMIQEKQTAAEQRAARLFTELELEITELERRRSEMEQLSHSGDHLHLLQRFPALSLPPSAKACSDVIVHSHTCLGDVRRALAKSEEQLRLALKKLSIQEHEEIQQCAVDVHLDPRTANPWLVLSEDGRQVCDGDAEQKLVDAQERFDTAPCVLATQGFTTGRHYWEVDVGDKSAWDLGVAQQSVNRKGVVTLCPEDGYWTVCLRKGKMSDSADNKSPLIIRPVSGVEGSRDLDAVTI
- the btr33 gene encoding E3 ubiquitin-protein ligase TRIM39 isoform X1, which translates into the protein MEQRRRCDGGKWRHDATQRPGGGLKPSVVKLHGGISPRGSGNSKTRRTSALYQCLPLLPQRSSFTLSNKVMASPSVLLSDVQFQCCICLDVFSEPVSIPCGHSFCFTCITSHWGESVAISCPKCQAAFEGRPELCENYFAKEMSEQIRVRRQNGIMSIVEKSIYCDPCVGKQAKALKSCLVCLTSYCESHLEPHLRVATLKAHKLIEPVTMLENRMCKRHSRLLELYCRSDQRCVCVLCTESDHRCHDTVPVERESQEKKAQMKRIEAHVQQMIQDRLQKVEEIKHSVELSKKNSERDIKESVAVFSALFRSMERIQAELVKMIQEKQTAAEQRAARLFTELELEITELERRRSEMEQLSHSGDHLHLLQRFPALSLPPSAKACSDVIVHSHTCLGDVRRALAKSEEQLRLALKKLSIQEHEEIQQCAVDVHLDPRTANPWLVLSEDGRQVCDGDAEQKLVDAQERFDTAPCVLATQGFTTGRHYWEVDVGDKSAWDLGVAQQSVNRKGVVTLCPEDGYWTVCLRKGSEYRACAGKAELLCLSQRPQVVGVFVDYEDGTVSFYDAKAQSHIYSFKQFQFTEAIFPFFNPEMSDSADNKSPLIIRPVSGVEGSRDLDAVTI
- the btr33 gene encoding E3 ubiquitin-protein ligase TRIM39 isoform X2, yielding MEQRRRCDGGKWRHDATQRPGGGLKPSVVKVMASPSVLLSDVQFQCCICLDVFSEPVSIPCGHSFCFTCITSHWGESVAISCPKCQAAFEGRPELCENYFAKEMSEQIRVRRQNGIMSIVEKSIYCDPCVGKQAKALKSCLVCLTSYCESHLEPHLRVATLKAHKLIEPVTMLENRMCKRHSRLLELYCRSDQRCVCVLCTESDHRCHDTVPVERESQEKKAQMKRIEAHVQQMIQDRLQKVEEIKHSVELSKKNSERDIKESVAVFSALFRSMERIQAELVKMIQEKQTAAEQRAARLFTELELEITELERRRSEMEQLSHSGDHLHLLQRFPALSLPPSAKACSDVIVHSHTCLGDVRRALAKSEEQLRLALKKLSIQEHEEIQQCAVDVHLDPRTANPWLVLSEDGRQVCDGDAEQKLVDAQERFDTAPCVLATQGFTTGRHYWEVDVGDKSAWDLGVAQQSVNRKGVVTLCPEDGYWTVCLRKGSEYRACAGKAELLCLSQRPQVVGVFVDYEDGTVSFYDAKAQSHIYSFKQFQFTEAIFPFFNPEMSDSADNKSPLIIRPVSGVEGSRDLDAVTI